In Aquabacterium sp. OR-4, the DNA window TGGTCGGATCGCGTCAGCATCCAGGGGGCGACCTCACCGGTGTCGCCATCGATGGCTTGCAGCCCCGAAAACGCCCAATCCAGGTCCTCAGCCGCCAGCGGGCAGCCGCCGGGAATCTCGACCAGCACCCTGCGGATGGCCTGATCGGCATGCACCGAGCCGATGGATGGCAGCGGCACGATGTGCACCCGCTGCGCCAACGGTACCCCTCCGCTGCCATCCGCAGCGCGCCCGATCAGGCTGCGCTCGATGGCTTCGGCAGCATCGGGCAAGGCTTGGCGCAGCCGGTCGGCCGCGGCATCCCGCACGTTCTCCACCAAGGCCGCAGCGCGATGCTGGGGCCAAGGCCAAGGCCAGGGCTTGGTGGTGCCGTGCGCGCGCAGGTCGTACAGGGCCAGCCGTCGTGACGGGGCGTAGCTGACCGATGCAAAGCGCGGCTTGGGCGCGTTGGTGAACAGCACGCGGGCCTTCTTGCCCACGCCCTCCACGCGCAGCCGTGGGGCGCGATGCCGCAGCACCAGACTGTCCAGCGCGCCAGGCATCGGACACGGCAAGTTGCGTCCCGCCCTTGTGTCGGACGAGGGTTGGTGCACGATGCCGCGGTAGTGCAGCAACACGGTCTGCAATTCGTCTTCTGGCAGCACTCGGGCATCGGCCCAGGCCATGTCGACACCCCGGCCCAGCTGGTAGACCGCATGCGCAGAGTCCACCATGGCCTGCTCGGGGCAGTCGCCCTCGGGCAGGCGCCAGGCATAGAGCAGAGGCTGTGCCGCATTGAACAGGCTTGGCTGCACCTGCTTGGCTGTGCGGATGCTGCTCACATCCGATGGATCGGCCACTGCATCTGCGTCGTTGTTGGGCACATAGAGGGCGACGGCCTGCCCCACGGTATGCCGCGGCGCGGCGATCACGGGCGGCGGCAGCGCCTCCAGCCAGCGCAAGCCGGGCACCACGGGTTCGGGCAGATTGTGGCCACGTGCCACGCCGGCCACCATGGCCTGGAAGATGCGGGCCGGGGCCGGAGGCCATTCGGGCGCGCCCTGGTGCATGCCGTGGTAGCGCGCCGTGCCCATCCCGTCGGCGTGCAGGTGCACGGCAATCAGGAGGTGACGGGTCATGTCAGGCCGCCTTCTTCTTGGCGGGCTTGGGCTTGGCGCCGTCCTTCTCGGTCAGATCGGCCTTGGCCAGGTCCTTGCCGAACCTGACCGTGCGCGCCGGACCTACGCCGAACTCGTCGGCCCAGCGGCGCGCCAGGGCGCGGGCCTGGGCGTTGTCCAGCGGCAGCGCTGTGCGTTCACCGGTGCGGGCCACCTGCTCCCAGCCGCCGGCGGCCGGCAGCTTGGGCACCAGCAGGCAGCCCTGGCGCAGGAAGCCATCCATGGGTTCGGTGGCGGCCACCAGGGCCAGGCCCAGGATGTAGCGCTGCAGCGGCACGCTGTCTGATGCCGCAAACAAGCGGCGCAACGCGATCAGATTGATCGTGACATCGCGGATGATGGGGCCGCGGGCCACGACGCCGCCATGCGCGCCAGGGGCAGGCACCGCCACAAACCCTCGCTGTGCCAGCGGGCTCTTGGCATTGCCCTCGGACTTCTCCTTCTCATCCTCGGAGAAGACCTCCAGCTTGCTGTAGTCGGCTGCCGGAACGTACTGGGCCGAACGCGTCAGGCGCTCCACATCCCAGGCGCGGATCACCGATTGCAAAAGACGCGGCAGCTTGGCCTGCGTGTCGCGCGAATCCCAGACGCCGAACACCAGCGAGGTCGGCCCCAGCTTGGCCAGCTTGGTGGCGTCGCCCTCGCTGAGGAAAGTCTTGAAGGCATCCTGCGCCTCGTCCTTCAATCCGGAGGACCGCACGATGGCATCACCCAACCGGTGGCCGGCTTCCAGGATGCTGACCGACTTGGCGCCGTCGATCTCCACCGTCACCTGCGGCACGAGGCCGGCCAGATCGGGATCGGTGCCAAACACCGGCTCCAGGCGGTTGGCCTGCGCGCCAACACTGTCGACGGTGACCACCTTGGTGCCGTCGTCGAGTTTGTCGATGTTGTAGTTCTGCGGCAGATCGGCATAGGTGGGCGGGAAGAACACCGCACCCTCGCCTTCCACCGGCACCAGATGCTGCTTGAGCACCAGGGCCACCGGCCCCTTGGGATCGATCCAGCCGTTGATGACATCTTCCGTGAGCGTGCTCATGCGAGGTTCTCCTCAGTGACAGTGGTGATGGAACGGGCCTGGCCTTCCTTGCCGGGCCAATCGAGAAGCATCTTGAAATGCCGCATGGGGAACGGCAGTGGTGCCATGCCCAGGCAGGCGCGCAAGATGGACAGGGGCAGCCAGTGCGTGTCTGACCCACCCGCGCGCCCCGCGACGGCGTAGCCGTACAGCAACTTGTTGCGCCAATCGGGCCGCATAGGGCGCGCATGGCTCAACCCTATGGCGCCCAGAAGCTCCACCAGCGGGAAGCCCAGGGTGGCGATGTCGCCATGCGCATTGAGCGAAAACCCGGCGTGGATCGGGATGTAGTCGCGGCGCCAGTCGAGTCGGAAGCTGCTGCTTTGCGGCGCACACAGTGCGAACGGGTCGGCCACTGCGGCCGCTGACTGCCCTTGCACCAGGGCCAGCGCGTCGGCCGCCAGACCGGCACCTGGATAGCCGCCCGCCCCGGCCCAGAACTTGACGTTGTCCCGTTCGGTAGCGTCGCCCCAATGCTCGAGCGTCAGGCAGTGCTGGCCGTCCGACAGTCGGCATACCAGCGTGGCGGGGCTCGGCGGATCAGGGAACGGGTAGCCATGCCCGCGATCCCTGGCCTCGGGTGGGCTTCCCCAACTGCTGATCCATGCCGCGATGTTGGCACTGCCCGCAGGCGCCACTGCCTGCGCACACGCCTCATCCATGAACCTCAGCACCCTGAGCACCGGAGATTCATCGCCGCTCGCACGCAGCCTGAACACGCTGCCAGCGGGATCGGACCAGTCGAAGACGCCCTGCGCATCACCCAGCAGCACATCCGCCGCTTCGGCAAAGCCGATGCAGGCAAAAACCTGCCCGGGGTTGAACAGATCCACCGGGATGCTGGCTTCAGCCATGGTTTCGGCCCTCCTCGTCATTGCGCCGCGACGCCTGCTGATCGGCCGCCCGCAGCAGCGCCTCCCACCACGCCAGGCCCCACGGCCCCCAGCGTTCGCTGAGCGCGGCATAACGCAAGGCCACCTCACGCGCGCGTGCCACGGCACGGCTGGGCGGCTCAGCCGCGCCATCGGTGCGGATCAGCGGGCGCGCGCCGCCGTGGTGAGCGGCAACCAGATGTAGACACAACTCGCGCAAGTCAACCGGCAGGGCTTGAACACGCGGATGCGCCTCGGCGAACGGCAGCGAGCCGAATTCATGCCGGTAGCCGTCCAGCAGTGCCACGTCGGGGCGCCCTACCGTCTTGGCATAGGGAGGCCGGCCGCCTGCGGGAGCGTGAAACGCGCGTTGCCAGCGGTCGACCTGCTTGCCCTCGTCATGCACCAGCGCGGCAGTGGCCAGCATCTCGGCGTAGGGTTCGGACAGCCGCAGGTCCTGCGCCAGGCGGCGCGCTGCCGCCTCAGCCCAATCCTGATGTTCGCTGAGCCATTGCGCACGCTGCGCCCCGGAGCGGCCTTCTTCGGAGCCCGCCAACTGGCTCAGCAGACTGCGCACCACCAGCCATGCTTGTTCACCATCGTCGCTGCGATTGAGCGCAATGCTGACCTCGGTGCGCCAGCCCTCGTCTGCCTCCAGTTCGCCAGACGAGTCGGCCCGGTCGATGCGAAATGGTACCGGTCTGACCTGTTCCGCAATGTCGACCCGCGTGACATCGAGAGCCGCAGCGTCGGCCCCGACATCCAAAAGCCCGTCGGCAGACAATCCACCAAGCCGTGTGTCGACCCAGACAGTAGTACCGCGCAGCCATCGTTCCAGATCACGCTTGCTGGCGGCCACGATGGCGTCGCCCGTCAGCGCCCGCCCACCGCCGTCAGTGTCGCCTACGAGCACCACGGCCACATCGCCCAGGCGCAGGGGCGGCCCGTCGACACTCTCCACCGCGCTGTGTGACTCCGGGCTGGGCAGGCGTCTGACGCGCGCGACGATCCATTCCTGTACTTGCCACAGTTCAGCCTCCAGGAGCTCGGACAGGTGCGGTCCCGCTGCGTCGAGAAACAAGTTCATGGCGCTGGCGGAGAACACCTGGCCTTGATCGTCCACCGGCAGGTGCTCGCGCCAGAGGACGCGCAACTGCGGTTGCTCGATCTCTTCGGGCCAGCCGCGCAGCCAAGGGCCGACTTCCGGTCGGCCCGAATGCCGCTCGAGAGAGGTCATGGCCCAGGCATCGACCAGAGCCCGGGTCAACGGCGGGTGGAGCAGCGCTGGCGTGCTGGCCATGGCGATCAAGGCCGCCGCCTCTGGGTCGGCCTTCAGGCCTGACAGGGCGGCGGGGCTGCCATCGCGTGCACCGTCTTCGGTGAGCGGCAGTCGGTTCACGCAACCCAGAACGGCCTGGTTCCGAGCCTGAACGGCCGCATCTTCAGAGTGCATCGGGACTACGATGACCGAGGCATCGCCGCAGCCTCTGCGATTGACCCGCCCCAGGCGTTGCACCATGCGCTCCCAGGCCACCAGATCGCACACGGCATGGTCAGCGTCCAGGTCGACCCCCACTTCGGCCGCCGATGTCGCGACCAGAAAGATCGGACGATCGGACACTTGCGCAGCACCCGCCAGGAAGCCCAGCGTGCTCAGACGACGCGCCGCCTGCTCACGTTCATGCACCCGGCGCCCACCGACAAACAACTCTGCCACTGGCGCAGACTTTCCTGCCAGCCTGTCCAGCGCCTGCTGCAGCTTCGTTGCGTGTTCGCGGCGGTCTACAAAGACGATCACGCGGCCCGGCGTGCGCCCCTGCGCGCACAGCTCCCAGGCATGGCGGGCGAGGGTGTCCGGCAGATCCTTGGCATCAACGGCATCGAACAGCCGGATGCGCTTGTGCGCGTGCAGCCGCTGCCGCACCACGGGGTGGCTGAGATCGTCGTCGGCCAGCGTGAAGGTTTCGTCGTTGGCGCGCTGCCGCCCTGTGGCCGACAGCGTCAGCAGTTGCATGGCCGGAACGATGTCCTCACCGCGCCCGCCTGCCGCGGTCAGCGTGCGCCCGTTGGCGTCGTCACGCGAGGCGATGCGGTCGAGCAACCGCTCGAAGGGCGGCACCAGGTGCGCCTCGTCCAGCACCAGCCAGGCGTCAGAGCCCAGCAGGCCCGCCTGGTAGGGCCGCATCTTGCGCGAAACGCCATATCCGCTGAACAACAGGCGCGAGCCGATCATGTCCACCGTGCCGATGACGATACCCGGCGCGGCCGGATCTTCCAGCCAGTCGCGGTTGTCGGCATGCTGGCCACGCAGCGTGGAAATGGGCAGCGGCCCCTTCAACCCCAGTGCCTCGCGCAGCGAGGGCAGGCGCTCGACGATTTGTCGCAGACCCACGGCCACCTCGGTGGCTTGGTCCACCACGGCCCGCCGATCAACCAGATACACCAGCCGCCGCGGCAGCCGCGCACCCAGTGCCAGCGCCACCAGCCAGATCGCCATCACGGAGGTCTTGCCCAACCCGGTGGGCAGGTCCAGGGCGCGTGGCATGCGGCCGGCCGCCAGATCCCGCAGCAGACGAAGCTGCCACGGAAAGGGTGCGCCGCCCGATGACAGGCTGAGCGCCAGGCTCAACCACTGCTCGCCACGATCGATGTGCATTTGCGTTTCCTCCCTGTCTTGAGCCTCACTGTGCCCACCCCCAGGCTCACCCCATGCACCTGGCCGGCGCAGGTCACCTGATCATTCATCCAGCCCCATCCCCTCCAGCCCTGCCCGCAGGCGCCGCACCACCTCGTCGCGCAATTCCTCCGGCGCGATCACCTCCACCTCGGGCACGTGGCGCAGGATGTCCATCACCAGTTCGCGTGGGTCGGTATACGGCAGGGTGAGCGTCCAGCGGCCTTGGGCGTCCCAGCTGCCGCGCTGCTGGTGGTGCCAGCGTTCGGCGGCCACCCACCGGGCGCGCTTGGCGCTGAAACGCAGCATCGCCCACTGCACATCGCGGCCGGCGAAGATGCCGTAGCCGGCGCCCAGCACGGCGTCCAGTTCGGTGTCAGGCACGTCGATGGCGGGGCGCTCCAGCACATTCACGGTCTCGATGGCGTCCACGGCAAAGCTGCGCAGCGCCTGCCGCCAATGGCACCAGGCGTCCAGGTACCAGTTGTCGCGGTAGTGCACCAGGCGCTGTGGCGAGACTTCGCGCTCAGAGATATCGGCCCGGCTGCGGCCGCGGTAGCGGATCACCATGCGCTGGCGCTGCAGCAGTGCGCCCCCTGCGGCCTGAAAGCAGGGCAAGGTGATGCGCCGGGCGCCCACGGTCTGCACGCGGATGCGCCGGGCCACGTCCGATTTGGGCGGCGCGCCAGAGCCCAGGATCTGGCCCAGGCGCTTCATCAGCGGCTCGATGTGGCTGCCCAGCAGGCCCCCGGCGTCCAGGTTGGCCAGCAGGTGCTGCATGGTCAGCAGGGCGTGGATCTCTTCGGCGGTGAACCAAAGGCCCGGCAGCTCGTACTGCTGGCCCGCAGCCGGCACGGCGCCGTCCAGCACCCAGCCGGCGCGGTTGCTGCACCAGCGCACCGGCGTGTCGAGCCGGTCGCGCAGGTACTGGATGTCGCGCTTGACGGTGGCGCGCGAGACTTCCAGCAGTTGCTGCAGATCTTCAGGTCGCACGCTGCGCCGCAGCTTGAGCAACTGGCTGATGGTTCTCAGCCTTTCCTCGCGCCCCATGCTCGCCCTCCCCGGGCGGTTGTTATGGGGCCATCTTATGCGTGCTGCGTGCCGGCCAGCGCCCTCAGCGCCGGCCGCCCCTGCCCGAGGTCGGGGTGGTGCCGGCCTCGATCGGCAGCGGCGCGCCGGACTTGACTTCCTTGAGCACCACGCTCGAGCGCACATGGGTCACGCCCGGCAGCTTGAAGGCCACGCGGTGCAGAAACTGCTCGTAGCCGGCCACGTCGGGCACCAGCACCTGCAGGATGTAGTCAGCATTGCCGGTGGTGGCCCAGCAGCCGGTGATTTGCGGGCAGTCGGCCACCGCGCGCTCGAACTGCTGCACCACGGCCTCCTCGTGCCGCGCCAGGTTGACCTCGGCGATCACGCACTGCGCCAGGCCCACGCGGCTGCGGTCCACCGCCACGGTGTAGGCGCGGATGGCGCCGGCCTCTTCCAGCGCCTTGATGCGCTTCCAGCAGGGAGTGGACGACAGCCCCACCTTGTCGGCCAGCTGCTGCACGGTCTGGCGTGCGTCGCGCTGCAGCTCGGTCAGCAGCTGGGCGTCGATGCGGTCAAGTGACAAGGGGCTCATGCCGCGGGCTCCGGCGTTCAGGGCGTGTGATTCTATGAAGCGCCGGGTTCGCAGCCGTGTGCCCTCGCCTGGCGGGCTTCGGCTGGCGCCGCGATGGCCTGTCGCCCAGGTTTGCCCTTAAGCGTTTTCACTGGCTTCTTTCGTTCGCCGCCCGAACTAATATCCGGCCCCATCGACCTTGAGCGCTCGTTTGACGCCCGAAATGACAACGCTGTCAGATCATTTGCCCAGCCTGCCGGAGCACCGCCTTGGCCACTGAAGCCACCGGCAACCAGCAGTTGCTGAAGGTCATCAACCGCATGGCCCTGGTGCGCCTGCTGTGCGCGCAGCCGGGCCTGTCGCGGGCCGATCTGGCCACCGCGGCCGGGCTCACCAAGTCCACGGTCAGCGGCCTGACCCGCGAGCTGATCGCCGAGGGCTGGCTCGAGGAGCGCGAGGTGGTGGCCACCGGCGACCTGGGCCGCCGCCCCACGCCGCTGTTTGTTGACCGCTCGCGCCTGCTGCTGCTGGGCGCCGAGGTGGGCATCGGCTCGCTGCGCGTGGTGGCCACCACGCTCACCGGCGAGGTGGTGGCGCGCGTGGGCACCGGCTTTGATCTGCAGCGCGGTGCGCCGGCCTGCATTGCCGGGCTCACCACCGCGATGCTCAAGGTGCGGCGCCAGCTGGCCGCCGGCCAGCAGGTGATCGGCATCGGCGTGGGCCTGCCCGGTGGGGTGGACGAGAGCAGCGGCACCCTCACCTTCGCGCCCAATCTGGGCTGGCGCGATGTGGCCATCGGCGGCCTGCTGCGGGCGCGCCTGCAGGGCAGCGCGCTGGCCGAGGTGCCGCTGTTCGTGCAGAACGAGGCCGATGTGGCCGCGCTCGGCGAGCTCGAGTTCCAGCCGGCGCCGGCGCCCGATCCGCTGCTCTACGTCAGCATCAACCAGGGCGTGGGCGCCGGTGTGGTGGTGGGCGACCGCCTGCTCACCGGCCGCCACGGCTTTGCCGGCGAGGTGGGCCACATGGTGCTGCAGGTCAACGGCCCGCGCTGCTCGTGTGGCCGCCGCGGCTGCGCCGAAGCCCTGATCGGCACGCGTGCGCTGGTGCCCGAGTCGAGCCCCGACGACGCCACCGGCAGCACCACGCTGGCCGAGGTGCAGCGCCGCCTGCAGGCGCAAGACCCCGCCACGCTGCGCAGCGTGCGCTGGGCCGGCACCTACCTGGGCGTGCTGCTGCAGAACCTGGCCAGCGCCTACGACCCCGGCTGCATCGTGCTGGGCGGGGCGGTGGTCGAGCTGGGCGAGCCCTTTCTCCAACCCGCACTCGACACCTTGAACGACTACGCCGCCGCCGCCAACCTGGCCCCTCCCGTGGTGCAGACCGCCCGTTTTGGCGCCGATGCCGTGGCCGTGGGTGCCGCTGCACTGGCGCGTTACAAGCTCACCCGTCCGCTGATCCCCACCACCTCCAGCGGCAAGGCGCTGGCCGAGGGCGACGGAGCTTTGCCATGAGCGCCCCAGCCGCCGAGCGCTGCTACCTGGGCATCGACCTGGGCACCTCCGAGCTCAAGCTGCTGCTGCTGGACGACCAGGGCCGCATCCTGGGCCAGGCGGGCGAGCCGCTGACGGTGTCGCGCCCGCAGCCGCTGTGGTCGGAGCATTCGCCCGACGACTGGTGGCAGGCCACCGAGCGCGCTGCCGCACGCCTGCGCGCTGGGCATCCGCAGGCCTGGGCCGCCATCCGCGCCATCGGCCTGTCGGGCCAGATGCACGGGGCCGTGCTGATGGACGCCGACGACCAGGTGCTGCGCCCGGCCATCCTGTGGAACGACGGCCGCAGCCACGCCGAATGCGCCGAGCTCGAGCAGCGCGTGCCGGCCCTGCACGACGTGGCCGGCAATCTGGCCATGCCCGGCTTCACCGCGCCCAAGCTGCTGTGGCTGCGCAAGCACGAGCCGGCGCTGTTTGCGCGGGTGCGCAGCGTGCTGCTGCCCAAGGACTGGCTGCGCTGGCGCCTGTCGGGCGACAAGGTCTCGGAGCCGTCCGACGCCGCCGGCACGCTGTGGCTGGACGTGGCCGCGCGCGACTGGAGCGACGGCCTGCTCGCCGCCTGCGGCCTCAGCCGCACGCAGTTGCCGCGCCTGGTGGAAAGCAACGAGGCCAGCGCCCGCCTGGCCGCGCCGCTGGCCCGGGCCTGGGGCCTGGGCGACACGGTGACGATTGCCGGCGGCGCCGGCGACAACGCTGCCAGCGCCATCGGCATCGGCGCGGTGGCGCCGGGCGATGGCTTCATCTCGCTGGGCACCTCGGGCGTGCTGTTCGTGGTCAACGACCGCTACCGCCCCAACCCGCAATCGGCCGTGCACGCCTTCTGCCACGCACTGCCGCAGCGCTGGCACCAGATGAGCGTGATGCTCTCGGCCGCCAGCTGCCTGAGCTGGTTCGTGCGCCTGAGCGGCGCGGCCGACGAGGCCACGCTGCTGGCCGAGGTGGCCGAGCTGCCGCCCGAGGCGCTGGACGCCGCACCGACCTTCCTGCCCTATCTGGCGGGCGAGCGCACGCCGCACAACGACCCCTTTGCCAGCGGCTTGTTCTTCGGCCTCACGCACCAGAGCTCGCGCGCGCTGTGCGCCTATGCCGTGCTGGAAGGCGTGGCCTTCGGCCTGGCCGATGGCCTGGCCGCCCTGCAGCGCGCCGGCACCGAGGTGAGCCAGCTGTCGCTGGTGGGTGGCGGCGCGCGCAGCCCGCTGTGGGCGCAGCTGATCGCCGACGCGCTGCAGGTCGACATCGTGCGCCACGACGGCAGCGAAGCCGGTGGCGCGCTGGGCGCCGCGCGCCTGGGCTGGCTGGCCGATGGCGGTGATCTGGCCCGGGTGTGCACCCGCCCGCCCGAACTGGCCCGCCACCGCCCCGACAGCGCCCGCCACGCCCGGCTGCAACCGCGGCTGCAGCGGTTTCGCGAGCTGTACCAGCGGCTGCAGCCGCTGACCTGTCCGATCCCGCGGCACTGAGCTGCCGCACCGCACCGCACCCCCCCCGCCATGACGACACGCTTTTTCGACCACATCGCCCCCATCACCTACCGTGGCCCCGACAGCCAGGAGCCGCTGGCCTTTCGCCACTACCAGCCCGAGCGCATGGTGCTGGGCAAACCCATGGCCGAGCAGCTGCGCTTTGCCGTGTGCTACTGGCACAGCTTCTGCTGGCCGGGCACCGATCCGTTCGGCCTGCCCACCTTCGACCGGCCGTGGTTCCAGGGCGGCTCGGCCATCGAGCAGGCGTTGGCCAAGGCCGAGGCGGCGTTCGATTTCTTCAGCAAGCTGGGCGCGCCGTACTACTGCTTTCATGACCGCGACGTGGCGCCCGAGGGCGACAGCCCGCGCGACAGCCGCAACCACCTGCTGCGCCTGGTGGACGCGCTGGGCGAGCACCAGCAGCGCACCGGCATGAAGCTGCTGTGGGGCACGGCCAACCTGTTCAGCCACCGGCGCTTCATGGGCGGTGCGGCCACCAACCCCGACCCCGCCATCTTTGCGCTGGCCGCGCTGCAGGTGCGCGACGCGATGGACGCCACGCTGCGCCTGGGCGGCGAGAACTATGTGCTGTGGGGCGGCCGCGAGGGCTACGAGACCCTGCTCAACACCAGGCTCGGGCAGGAGCTCGACCAGCTCGGCCGCTTTCTGAACATGGTGGTCGAGTACAAGCACAAGATCGGCTTCCAGGGCGCCATCCTGATCGAGCCCAAGCCGCGCGAGCCCACCAAGCACCAGTACGACTTCGACGTGGCCGGGGTCTACGGCTTTCTCGCCCGGCACGGCCTCGAGAAGGAGGTCAAGGTCAACATCGAGACCAACCACGCCACGCTGTCGGGCCACAGCTTCGAGCACGAGATCGCCACCGCCGCGGCGCTGGGCATCCTGGGCAGCATCGACATGAACCGCGGCGACGCCCAGCTCGGCTGGGACACCGACCAGTTCCCCAACAACCTGCCCGAGGTGGCGCTGGCCCTGTACCACATCGTGCAGGCCGGCGGCCTGGGGCAGGGCGGCCTGAACTTCGACGCCAAGGTGCGCCGCCAGTCGATTGACGCCGAGGACCTGTTCCACGGCCATGTGGGCGCGATGGACCTGTGCGCCCGCGCCCTGCTAGTGGCCGAAGCCATGGTGCTCGACGGGCGCCTGCAGGCCGCGCTGGATGCGCGCTATGCCGGCTGGGACACGCCGGCCGGCCGCGACATCCTGGCCGGCCGCCGCACGCTGGACCAGCTGGCCGAGCAGGTGCTGGCCGGCAACACCGACACCGCGCCGGCATCCGGTCGCCAGGAAGCCCTGGAGAACCTGGTCAACCGCTTCTGCGGCCTTTGAGCGAACCCGCTGCCCCTTCTGGCATGCCGGAGACAACCCAGCCAGGCGACTGACGCGCCTGCTCCACCGCAAGCGCCCGGCACAGCCCTGGGCCCGAGACGCCGGCATGCAGCCGGTCACCGACAGGAGACGACATGAACAGACTTCAGCGCACCGCCGTGGCCCTGGCCGCGGCCCAGGCCTCCTTGCTGTGCGGCGCCGCGGCGTGGGCGCAAGCCCCGGCGGCCGCCGATCCGGCCAAGGACGCCAAGGCCGAAACCGTGGTCGTCACCGGCCGCCGCGCCGCCATGCAATCGGCGCAGAAGATCAAGAAGGACGCCGAGGAGATCGTCGACTCGATCGTCGCCGACGAGATCGGCAAGCTGCCCGACCGCTCGGTCACCGAGGTGCTGCAGCGCGTGGTGGGCGTCACCATCGACCGCACCCTGGCCAAGAACGACCCCGAGCACTATTCGGTCGAAGGCTCCAGCGTGATGATCCGCGGCCTGAGCTTGGTGCGCTCCGAGCTCAACGGCCGCGACACCTTCTCGGCCAACGGTGGCCGTTCGCTCAACTTCGAGGATGTGCCGCCCGAGCTGATGTCGGGCGTGGACATCTACAAGAACCCGTCGGCCGCGCAGATCGAGGGCGCCATCGGCGGCCTGGTCAACCTGCGCACCGCCCTGCCCTTTGACTACCAGGGCCTCAAGCTGGCCGGCTCGCTGCAGGCCGGCTACAACGCGCTGCAAAAGAAGTGGAGCCCTTCGGCCACCGCGCTGATCTCGCACCGCGTCAACACCGGCCTGGGCGAGTTTGGCGGCCTGCTGAGCCTGGCGCATTCGGTCAGCACCACGCGCACCGACCTGTGGCAGGTGGAGCCCTACTACAAGCTCGATGGCACGCACTGGGTGCCCAAGGGCGCGCAGTGGCGCGACTCGAACTTCGAGCGCACCCGTGACGGCCTCTACGCCGCCGCCCAGTGGCGCCGCGGCGGCGTGAGCAGCTCGCTGAGCTACTTCGAGTCGAAGTACAAGATGCAGTGGGACGAAAACGCGCTGTTCGCGCAGTCGGACCCGTGGCGCATCAACGTGGCCAACGCCACCTACGGCGCCAACGGCCAGCTGCTGACCGGCACGCTGAGCGACCCCACCAATGGCGGCATTGCCTTTGGTGCCGACACGCGCTACATGACGCGCAACTCGAACACCCGCGACCTCGGCTGGAACCTGCAGTGGAAGGCCAGCGACCGCTGGTCGTTCAGCACCGATGTGCAGCTGGTGCGCTCCAGCACCCGGGCCTTCGATTCCACCGTGGCCACCGGCCTGCTGATGCCGCGCGAGACGCTTGATCTCAGCGGCTCGGTGCCGCGCGTGGTGTTCGACGCCAGCGATCTGGCCGCGCTGGGCAACAAGGCCAACTACTACTGGGCCTTCACGATGGAGCATCAAGACCGCTCCAAGGCCGAGCAGAAGGTCTGGAAGGGCGATGCCAAGTTCAGCTTCGACCACCCGGTGCTGCAAGACCTGAGCTTTGGTCTGCGTCTGACCGAGCGCAGCGCCATCACCACCAAGAGCGTGCCCGACTACAACTGGTCGCCGGTGAGCCAGACCTGGCAGCGCGGCTGGAACATCAAGGACCTGGCCTACCTGAACGATCCGCGCTTCAACGCACCGGTGCGGCTGCACAGCTTCAACAACTTCTTCGGCGGCCAGAACGTGCCGGCCGTGTACGTGCCCAGCATCGAGCTGGCCAAGGGCTATCCCGGCAGCTATGCCACCCTGCACAGCTACAACGACACGCTGTGCGCCGACCTGCAGGCCGCGCAGGGCTGGTCGGTGT includes these proteins:
- the cas7g gene encoding type I-G CRISPR-associated RAMP protein Csb1/Cas7g codes for the protein MSTLTEDVINGWIDPKGPVALVLKQHLVPVEGEGAVFFPPTYADLPQNYNIDKLDDGTKVVTVDSVGAQANRLEPVFGTDPDLAGLVPQVTVEIDGAKSVSILEAGHRLGDAIVRSSGLKDEAQDAFKTFLSEGDATKLAKLGPTSLVFGVWDSRDTQAKLPRLLQSVIRAWDVERLTRSAQYVPAADYSKLEVFSEDEKEKSEGNAKSPLAQRGFVAVPAPGAHGGVVARGPIIRDVTINLIALRRLFAASDSVPLQRYILGLALVAATEPMDGFLRQGCLLVPKLPAAGGWEQVARTGERTALPLDNAQARALARRWADEFGVGPARTVRFGKDLAKADLTEKDGAKPKPAKKKAA
- the cas8g2 gene encoding type I-G CRISPR-associated protein Cas8g2, whose translation is MAEASIPVDLFNPGQVFACIGFAEAADVLLGDAQGVFDWSDPAGSVFRLRASGDESPVLRVLRFMDEACAQAVAPAGSANIAAWISSWGSPPEARDRGHGYPFPDPPSPATLVCRLSDGQHCLTLEHWGDATERDNVKFWAGAGGYPGAGLAADALALVQGQSAAAVADPFALCAPQSSSFRLDWRRDYIPIHAGFSLNAHGDIATLGFPLVELLGAIGLSHARPMRPDWRNKLLYGYAVAGRAGGSDTHWLPLSILRACLGMAPLPFPMRHFKMLLDWPGKEGQARSITTVTEENLA
- the cas3g gene encoding type I-G CRISPR-associated helicase/endonuclease Cas3g, which codes for MHIDRGEQWLSLALSLSSGGAPFPWQLRLLRDLAAGRMPRALDLPTGLGKTSVMAIWLVALALGARLPRRLVYLVDRRAVVDQATEVAVGLRQIVERLPSLREALGLKGPLPISTLRGQHADNRDWLEDPAAPGIVIGTVDMIGSRLLFSGYGVSRKMRPYQAGLLGSDAWLVLDEAHLVPPFERLLDRIASRDDANGRTLTAAGGRGEDIVPAMQLLTLSATGRQRANDETFTLADDDLSHPVVRQRLHAHKRIRLFDAVDAKDLPDTLARHAWELCAQGRTPGRVIVFVDRREHATKLQQALDRLAGKSAPVAELFVGGRRVHEREQAARRLSTLGFLAGAAQVSDRPIFLVATSAAEVGVDLDADHAVCDLVAWERMVQRLGRVNRRGCGDASVIVVPMHSEDAAVQARNQAVLGCVNRLPLTEDGARDGSPAALSGLKADPEAAALIAMASTPALLHPPLTRALVDAWAMTSLERHSGRPEVGPWLRGWPEEIEQPQLRVLWREHLPVDDQGQVFSASAMNLFLDAAGPHLSELLEAELWQVQEWIVARVRRLPSPESHSAVESVDGPPLRLGDVAVVLVGDTDGGGRALTGDAIVAASKRDLERWLRGTTVWVDTRLGGLSADGLLDVGADAAALDVTRVDIAEQVRPVPFRIDRADSSGELEADEGWRTEVSIALNRSDDGEQAWLVVRSLLSQLAGSEEGRSGAQRAQWLSEHQDWAEAAARRLAQDLRLSEPYAEMLATAALVHDEGKQVDRWQRAFHAPAGGRPPYAKTVGRPDVALLDGYRHEFGSLPFAEAHPRVQALPVDLRELCLHLVAAHHGGARPLIRTDGAAEPPSRAVARAREVALRYAALSERWGPWGLAWWEALLRAADQQASRRNDEEGRNHG
- a CDS encoding helix-turn-helix transcriptional regulator, with amino-acid sequence MRPEDLQQLLEVSRATVKRDIQYLRDRLDTPVRWCSNRAGWVLDGAVPAAGQQYELPGLWFTAEEIHALLTMQHLLANLDAGGLLGSHIEPLMKRLGQILGSGAPPKSDVARRIRVQTVGARRITLPCFQAAGGALLQRQRMVIRYRGRSRADISEREVSPQRLVHYRDNWYLDAWCHWRQALRSFAVDAIETVNVLERPAIDVPDTELDAVLGAGYGIFAGRDVQWAMLRFSAKRARWVAAERWHHQQRGSWDAQGRWTLTLPYTDPRELVMDILRHVPEVEVIAPEELRDEVVRRLRAGLEGMGLDE
- a CDS encoding Lrp/AsnC family transcriptional regulator: MSPLSLDRIDAQLLTELQRDARQTVQQLADKVGLSSTPCWKRIKALEEAGAIRAYTVAVDRSRVGLAQCVIAEVNLARHEEAVVQQFERAVADCPQITGCWATTGNADYILQVLVPDVAGYEQFLHRVAFKLPGVTHVRSSVVLKEVKSGAPLPIEAGTTPTSGRGGRR